One Denticeps clupeoides chromosome 12, fDenClu1.1, whole genome shotgun sequence genomic window carries:
- the suclg2 gene encoding succinate--CoA ligase [GDP-forming] subunit beta, mitochondrial, with translation MAASMACQAAARGSRRLFLNQNELPGWSCRRWLNLQEYQSKKLMQESGVAVQRFFVAETASEARAAARRLNAKEIVVKAQILAGGRGKGLFDSGLRGGVHLTKDPAVVGELAEQMLGFNLTTKQTPKEGVKVKTVMVAEALDISRETYFAILMDRSCNGPVLVGSPQGGVDIEEVAAKSPELIFKEVVDIVDGVRDEQALRMAANLGFKGPLERQAADQIKRLYDLFLKVDATQVEVNPLGETPEGRVVCFDAKINFDDNAEFRQKDVFAMDDMTESDPTETEAAKYDLKYIGLDGNIACFVNGAGLAMATCDIIDLHGGKPANFLDLGGGVKESQVYQAFKLLTADPKVEAILVNIFGGIVNCAIIANGITKACRELELKVPLVVRLEGTNVEEAKRILSESGLPITAAHDLDDAAKKAVASIAKH, from the exons ATGGCGGCATCCATGGCTTGTCAGGCTGCGGCGAGAGGATCCAGGCGCCTGTTTCTCAACCAGAACGAG CTGCCCGGGTGGAGCTGCCGACGATGGCTGAACCTGCAGGAGTACCAGAGCAAGAAGCTGATGCAGGAGAGCGGCGTGGCCGTGCAGCGCTTCTTCGTGGCCGAGACGGCGTCCGAGGCCCGCGCCGCCGCCCGGAGGCTGA ATGCCAAGGAGATCGTGGTGAAGGCCCAGATCCTGGCCGGCGGGCGGGGAAAAGGCCTGTTTGACAGTGGCCTTCGAGGAGGAGTACATTTAACTAAAGA CCCTGCTGTGGTGGGTGAGCTGGCGGAGCAGATGCTGGGTTTTAACCTGACCACGAAGCAGACCCCGAAGGAGGGCGTGAAGGTGAAAACG GTGATGGTGGCCGAGGCGCTGGACATCTCCAGGGAGACCTACTTCGCCATCCTGATGGACCGGTCCTGCAACGGCCCGGTGCTGGTTGGCAGTCCCCAGGGAGGGGTGGACATCGAGGAGGTGGCAGCCAAGTCCCCGGAGCTGATCTTCAAG GAAGTGGTGGACATCGTGGACGGGGTGCGAGACGAGCAGGCGCTCCGCATGGCAGCTAATCTGGGTTTCAAAGGACCGCTGGAGAGACAG GCTGCAGATCAGATTAAGAGGCTCTATGATCTGTTCCTGAAAGTCGACGCCACTCAAGTGGAAGTGAATCCTCTGGGAGAGACTCCTGAAGGACGAG TGGTGTGCTTCGATGCCAAAATCAACTTCGATGACAACGCAGAATTCCGTCAGAAGGATGTCTTCGCCATGGATGACATGACTGAGAGCGACCCCACCGAAACGGAGGCGGCCAAGTATGACCTGAAGTACATCGGCTTGGACGGGAACATCGCCTGCTTCG TCAACGGCGCCGGCCTCGCCATGGCGACCTGTGACATCATCGACCTGCACGGCGGAAAGCCCGCCAACTTCCTGGATCTCGGAGGCGGGGTGAAGGAGAGCCAGGTGTACCAGGCCTTCAAGCTCCTCACCGCTGACCCCAAG GTGGAGGCCATCTTGGTGAACATCTTCGGCGGGATCGTGAACTGCGCCATCATCGCTAACGGCATCACCAAGGCGTGCCGGGAGCTGGAGCTGAAGGTGCCGCTGGTGGTGCGGCTGGAAG GGACCAACGTGGAAGAAGCCAAACGGATCCTGTCTGAGAGCGGCCTGCCCATCACCGCCGCCCACGACCTGGACGATGCTGCGAAGAAAGCAGTGGCCAGCATCGCCAAACACtga